A window from Mycobacterium botniense encodes these proteins:
- a CDS encoding PPE domain-containing protein, with protein MPDPLWFGPPESVAALLEGSNPSTIIANIAAWLSEAISHELSMGASMANIAATMESWIGLGGAASALKGSELNFLGLEPLAAHCLKHVAIGQAAVEANTVARSTVIPSAVCQANRDEFVADNNINPWVLGALTPRICELQGEYSEYWSQNTGAGVAYASVLNTLMAAVTSTPPPITPLGASPGIAAAPAESVAESAANTAGGLQSGPTAAVQMASQTASPMDAIGQLAQPFQQMISSVPELAKSAGDAPSQLVESASQSLSSPAQTLMGMFPSLLSQSGASAAAEPVAAVAEPVAAGGGGAAGLAGAGGSAGGVGVGYPGAGLTSFTRPASTFEPELGGRPAGLRPGGLLNAAEIRTPATTPMGGAALPVSPAAGMLGRDNADAEKDKVTHARIVVGEQPQNS; from the coding sequence ATGCCCGACCCACTGTGGTTCGGTCCACCGGAAAGCGTGGCTGCGCTCCTGGAGGGCAGTAACCCCTCGACGATCATCGCCAATATCGCGGCGTGGCTGAGCGAGGCGATCTCGCACGAATTATCGATGGGCGCGTCGATGGCCAACATCGCGGCAACCATGGAGTCATGGATCGGCCTCGGCGGTGCCGCATCGGCCTTGAAAGGCAGCGAACTCAATTTTCTCGGACTGGAGCCTTTGGCGGCCCACTGTTTAAAGCACGTCGCGATCGGGCAAGCTGCGGTGGAGGCCAACACCGTCGCCCGATCGACCGTGATCCCCTCGGCGGTGTGTCAGGCGAATCGCGACGAGTTTGTCGCAGACAACAACATCAACCCGTGGGTTCTTGGTGCGCTTACTCCACGGATTTGCGAACTGCAAGGTGAATACAGCGAATACTGGAGCCAGAATACGGGCGCTGGGGTCGCCTATGCGAGCGTCCTGAACACGTTAATGGCCGCAGTAACCAGTACACCTCCGCCGATCACACCGCTGGGGGCATCGCCGGGCATTGCGGCAGCGCCCGCCGAAAGCGTTGCGGAATCCGCAGCGAACACTGCAGGGGGGTTGCAATCGGGACCGACAGCGGCGGTGCAGATGGCCAGTCAAACAGCATCGCCCATGGACGCGATCGGGCAGCTCGCACAGCCCTTCCAGCAAATGATTTCAAGCGTGCCGGAATTAGCGAAATCGGCAGGCGATGCGCCCAGCCAGCTGGTCGAAAGTGCATCGCAGAGCCTGTCGAGCCCGGCGCAAACGTTGATGGGTATGTTTCCCTCGTTGCTGTCGCAGTCGGGTGCTTCCGCTGCGGCCGAACCGGTTGCCGCGGTGGCTGAACCAGTCGCGGCTGGCGGTGGAGGCGCCGCCGGCCTGGCGGGGGCGGGCGGCAGTGCGGGTGGTGTCGGTGTCGGCTACCCGGGAGCCGGATTGACCAGTTTCACGCGCCCGGCAAGCACGTTCGAGCCGGAACTCGGTGGGCGACCGGCCGGTCTCAGGCCGGGAGGGTTGCTCAACGCGGCGGAGATACGCACCCCGGCCACCACCCCGATGGGAGGGGCGGCGCTGCCGGTATCACCCGCCGCCGGGATGCTGGGGCGCGACAACGCCGATGCAGAGAAGGATAAGGTGACGCATGCCCGCATCGTCGTCGGCGAACAACCGCAGAACAGCTGA
- the eccD gene encoding type VII secretion integral membrane protein EccD, with protein sequence MAKVAFPARCAVAVVCGEHLVSQVYPASVPVEMFIDNIVELLNDELKRRGQAGLDPGVGYELHKANGVRLDVTKTLDELGVEDGATLVLVPAEDGESFEPQYESLSTGLARIGKKLFEPVSADTAAHTALAIVAMISAVVVAAAVRNRLATDSLAPSIVTGILGLVAAGGAGVVARWWPHRCDMLDGFAWLALPLLAVSLGAGAPGALGSAHVFIAALAAGVLTCGLAVTTHRYINVAATVVTVCALGGAVAAARMWRPIPAQWLGMCVLVALLFLLTMAPTIALWAARIRPPYFGSITGRDLFRRTAGLPADAVTPVEEEGVEEETTPDTTPRGAQIAAAAIRANHVLTGICVGAGLTLPAAVWATVEPGRGKSVAAAVLAGLFVLIFISRGRAFADKKQAIALVCGAVVAVCAGVLKYVLAEPAAATRPVLWGAAVLAGFGGAGLAAGLLVPITRFTPLVRMIAEWLEIVAIIVALPLAAWIGGLFTWVRMR encoded by the coding sequence ATGGCGAAGGTCGCATTTCCGGCGCGGTGCGCGGTCGCGGTGGTCTGCGGAGAACACCTGGTTTCGCAGGTCTACCCGGCCTCGGTGCCGGTCGAGATGTTCATCGACAACATCGTCGAGCTGCTCAACGACGAGCTCAAACGCCGCGGTCAAGCCGGGCTGGACCCCGGAGTCGGCTATGAGCTGCACAAAGCGAACGGCGTGCGGCTGGATGTCACCAAGACTCTCGACGAACTCGGCGTCGAGGACGGCGCCACACTCGTCCTGGTCCCGGCGGAAGACGGTGAGTCGTTCGAACCGCAATACGAGTCGCTGTCCACCGGGCTGGCCCGGATCGGCAAAAAACTGTTCGAACCCGTGTCGGCCGACACCGCGGCACACACCGCCCTGGCTATCGTGGCGATGATTTCAGCGGTGGTGGTGGCGGCGGCGGTGCGCAATCGCCTGGCCACTGACTCGCTGGCGCCCAGTATCGTCACCGGCATTCTCGGTCTGGTGGCCGCTGGCGGAGCGGGTGTGGTGGCGCGGTGGTGGCCGCACCGCTGCGACATGCTCGACGGGTTCGCCTGGTTGGCGCTGCCACTGCTGGCGGTGAGTCTGGGCGCCGGGGCGCCCGGTGCCCTCGGTTCAGCGCATGTATTCATCGCCGCCCTCGCCGCTGGGGTGCTGACCTGCGGACTAGCGGTGACCACACACCGGTATATCAACGTGGCGGCGACAGTGGTGACGGTGTGCGCCCTCGGCGGTGCCGTTGCCGCAGCCCGGATGTGGCGACCGATTCCGGCCCAGTGGCTCGGTATGTGCGTGCTGGTCGCGTTGCTGTTTTTGCTGACGATGGCGCCGACGATTGCATTGTGGGCGGCCCGGATCCGACCACCATACTTCGGATCCATCACTGGGCGGGATCTTTTTCGGCGGACCGCGGGGTTGCCGGCCGATGCCGTCACACCGGTGGAGGAGGAAGGCGTTGAAGAGGAGACGACCCCGGACACCACACCACGCGGAGCACAAATCGCCGCCGCCGCGATCCGCGCCAACCATGTGCTCACGGGAATCTGTGTCGGCGCGGGCCTGACACTGCCCGCCGCGGTGTGGGCCACCGTGGAGCCGGGCCGGGGCAAGAGCGTCGCGGCGGCCGTGCTCGCCGGACTGTTCGTGCTGATCTTCATCAGTCGGGGCCGGGCGTTCGCGGACAAAAAACAAGCCATCGCGCTGGTGTGTGGGGCGGTGGTTGCCGTGTGTGCCGGCGTGCTCAAATACGTGCTGGCCGAACCCGCGGCAGCTACTCGACCGGTGCTCTGGGGTGCAGCCGTGCTGGCCGGGTTCGGCGGTGCCGGACTGGCGGCGGGGCTGTTGGTGCCGATCACCCGGTTCACCCCGCTGGTGCGGATGATCGCCGAATGGCTTGAAATAGTGGCGATCATCGTAGCCTTGCCGCTGGCTGCATGGATCGGCGGACTGTTCACCTGGGTGCGTATGCGATGA
- the eccA gene encoding type VII secretion AAA-ATPase EccA, with protein MTSSTEIVAARKRFDQAMAVFNSDPAAAQELFREATEIDPSMADAWLGRVAAGDDSLSTLQELYAYGPRLHRETNRLGVHLSAAIKAGPYLSISVTEASHAGLALASALVDDRQYEKADALLQNSSLLDSWENHQWQQYIRAYLMFATQRWPDVISIAASILPPQAIIMAAVTAGTNALAAHAAAHLGQARVALDWTDRVELRAGHDGPQEWRRHQLTDTAVTAIDPNEFPLIAADLAYVRGMAHRQLGEEDKAQIWLSKATINGALIEPAKQALADPALQLVITDEETINSRTNKWDVTTERSEEQRQEEANRERRAQLLEEGRALLNNQVGLAEVKKAVAELEDQIEVRALRLAAGLPVTNQTNHMLLVGPPGTGKTTTAEALGKIFAGLGIVRHPEIIEVKRADFCGEHIGASGPKTNELINRSLGRILFMDEFYSLVERHQDGRPDMIGMEAVNQLMIALEVHRFDFCFIGAGYEREVDQFLTVNPGLAGRFNRKLRFESYTPDELVEIAVRYGEPRATVIEPAAREALNVACTMLRAYVGPDGRHGIDIMQNGRFARNVIERAERLRDSRVAAQHRSNKGSVTVEDLETVRSQDVVDAVLDACAEKHVPIVL; from the coding sequence ATGACCAGCAGCACCGAAATAGTCGCCGCGCGCAAACGGTTCGACCAGGCCATGGCGGTGTTCAACTCCGACCCGGCTGCGGCCCAAGAATTGTTTCGCGAAGCGACGGAGATCGACCCCTCGATGGCTGATGCCTGGCTGGGCCGCGTCGCCGCGGGCGACGACTCGTTATCGACGCTGCAGGAGCTTTACGCCTATGGACCCCGGCTGCATCGGGAGACTAACCGGCTTGGGGTGCATCTGTCGGCGGCCATCAAAGCCGGGCCGTACCTGTCGATCTCGGTGACGGAGGCATCGCACGCGGGTCTCGCCTTGGCCAGCGCGCTGGTCGATGACCGCCAGTATGAGAAGGCTGATGCACTGCTGCAAAATTCGTCCTTACTGGACAGCTGGGAAAATCACCAGTGGCAGCAGTACATCCGGGCGTACCTGATGTTCGCCACCCAGCGCTGGCCGGACGTGATTTCAATCGCGGCGAGCATACTGCCGCCGCAGGCCATCATCATGGCGGCGGTCACCGCCGGCACGAACGCGTTGGCCGCGCACGCCGCCGCCCACCTCGGGCAGGCGCGGGTCGCGCTGGACTGGACGGACCGGGTCGAACTGCGCGCCGGACACGACGGTCCCCAGGAATGGCGGCGCCACCAGCTGACCGACACCGCGGTCACCGCGATAGATCCCAACGAATTTCCTTTGATCGCAGCTGATCTGGCTTATGTACGGGGCATGGCTCACCGTCAGCTGGGTGAAGAAGATAAAGCGCAGATCTGGTTGTCGAAGGCCACGATCAACGGTGCGCTCATCGAGCCGGCCAAACAGGCGCTGGCCGACCCCGCGTTGCAGCTGGTGATCACCGACGAAGAGACCATCAACAGTCGGACTAATAAGTGGGACGTCACCACCGAACGGTCCGAGGAACAGCGCCAAGAAGAAGCTAACCGGGAGCGGCGAGCGCAGCTGCTGGAGGAGGGGCGCGCGCTGCTCAACAACCAGGTGGGTCTGGCCGAAGTCAAAAAAGCTGTTGCTGAGCTTGAGGATCAGATCGAGGTCCGGGCGCTGCGGCTGGCGGCCGGATTACCGGTGACCAACCAAACCAATCACATGCTCCTGGTAGGGCCGCCCGGCACCGGTAAGACCACCACCGCCGAAGCACTGGGAAAGATTTTCGCCGGGCTGGGCATCGTCCGCCACCCCGAGATCATCGAAGTGAAACGCGCCGATTTCTGTGGAGAGCACATCGGCGCTTCGGGACCGAAAACCAATGAGTTGATTAATCGTTCGCTCGGGCGCATTCTTTTTATGGACGAGTTCTATTCGTTGGTGGAACGCCACCAAGACGGCCGACCGGACATGATCGGCATGGAGGCCGTCAACCAGCTGATGATCGCGCTGGAGGTGCACCGGTTCGACTTCTGCTTCATCGGCGCCGGATATGAGCGGGAAGTCGACCAATTCCTCACCGTGAACCCGGGTTTGGCGGGCCGGTTCAACCGCAAGCTGCGGTTCGAGTCCTACACGCCCGATGAGTTGGTGGAAATCGCGGTCCGCTACGGCGAGCCCCGCGCAACCGTCATCGAGCCCGCCGCGCGCGAGGCGCTCAATGTCGCGTGCACGATGCTGCGGGCGTATGTGGGACCTGACGGCAGGCACGGCATCGACATCATGCAGAACGGACGCTTCGCGCGCAATGTGATCGAACGCGCTGAACGGCTCCGTGACTCGCGGGTGGCAGCCCAGCACCGCAGCAATAAAGGTTCGGTGACAGTGGAGGATCTGGAGACCGTGCGCTCCCAGGACGTCGTCGACGCCGTGCTTGACGCGTGCGCAGAGAAGCATGTGCCGATAGTTCTTTGA
- a CDS encoding MinD/ParA family ATP-binding protein, which translates to MTNPWNAPLNSAEQFRQSRREPTVPRPQQESVSGTLRISDMVAPRRIPPGSGWRKVIYAMSFHTVNLGESPAERHYRELQERIRRHIRKQYVIGVISGKGGVGKTTMTACIGAVFRACRPENVVAIDAAPGFGTLAGRIDENPPGDYTAVLNDTDVQGYADIREHLGQNSIGLDVLAGNRASDQPRPLVPSMFTGVLSRLRRTHTIIVVDTSDDLEHPVMKAVFDNCDTLVFVSGLTADTSLPVTRSIDLLRAMGYHELVSRSMVILNDSRNKYDQDARAYLTERFGKSGATVEFMPYDPHLAKGGIIDIEHELKKKTRLRLFEITAALADKYIPDADRPR; encoded by the coding sequence GTGACAAATCCGTGGAATGCGCCGCTGAATTCTGCGGAGCAGTTCAGACAGAGCCGCCGCGAACCGACCGTGCCGCGTCCGCAACAAGAATCCGTATCGGGGACATTGCGCATTTCGGATATGGTCGCACCGCGAAGGATTCCGCCCGGTTCAGGCTGGCGCAAAGTCATCTACGCAATGTCATTTCATACCGTAAATCTGGGTGAGTCGCCGGCTGAACGTCATTATCGGGAACTGCAGGAACGGATACGGCGGCACATCCGCAAGCAGTATGTCATCGGGGTGATCTCCGGCAAGGGTGGCGTGGGCAAAACCACCATGACCGCGTGCATCGGTGCGGTTTTTCGGGCATGCCGACCCGAGAATGTCGTCGCGATCGACGCCGCGCCCGGTTTCGGGACCCTGGCCGGCCGAATCGACGAAAATCCCCCCGGCGATTACACCGCCGTTCTCAACGACACCGACGTTCAAGGCTATGCGGATATTCGAGAACACCTGGGGCAGAACAGCATAGGACTCGATGTTCTAGCCGGAAACCGGGCCTCAGACCAGCCACGCCCACTGGTGCCCTCGATGTTCACCGGGGTGTTGTCGCGGTTGCGCCGCACCCACACGATCATCGTGGTGGACACCTCTGACGACCTTGAGCACCCGGTGATGAAAGCCGTCTTCGACAACTGTGACACACTGGTTTTCGTCTCCGGCCTCACGGCCGACACGTCCCTGCCGGTGACCCGCTCCATCGACCTGTTGCGTGCAATGGGCTATCACGAACTGGTATCCCGCAGCATGGTCATTCTCAACGACAGCCGCAATAAATACGACCAAGACGCCAGGGCGTACCTCACCGAGCGTTTTGGCAAGTCGGGGGCCACGGTCGAATTTATGCCCTACGATCCCCACCTTGCGAAAGGCGGGATCATCGATATCGAGCACGAATTAAAAAAGAAAACGCGACTGCGGTTATTCGAAATCACCGCGGCACTGGCAGATAAATATATTCCGGACGCCGATAGGCCGCGTTAA
- the eccE gene encoding type VII secretion protein EccE, which yields MTATRRLLVIAGVLAAGLTGWSAGGYPGAAAGLVIGVCAGVIHWRGHPLWYWVILWCQRGHPVEWSEPITVANDRSGGGLRYQEGVAAVAVQLLGKAHTPTLFTGSTSTYTENTVDIADLLPLLHQSLGLTINSLSVVSAGARRRSTGDYPRVYDTLIGTPPYAGQRETWLIVRVAALPNAEALQWRTSIGTATLAAGQRISAMMRQRGIRAKVATATDIVELERRLGQAALNPPNRRWHTARGDVGWLTAYWYRPAEITADNLGHAWSLRADGIIQNVTLFPDGNAMATVIVRSGQPPTAPPSTMLRTLPGEQTQAIAANLCGPIPPLSGVRRGALRGPLPIPIGPSGVLLGKVGRGNRMMLPLDDPGDFSRVHIAAEDALAKRFVLRMAGAGERVTVHTRDLRRWASLRMPDIAVDNRVRPVAGTTVSVVDGTVTPAPRPNTLVSVGAPEAAYRGSADVLITQIGPATVEVKAAGQVHIVEVELFRAENRYISSEPTSLRTSELEPVD from the coding sequence ATGACGGCGACGAGAAGGTTACTTGTCATCGCCGGGGTCCTGGCTGCCGGACTAACCGGATGGAGCGCTGGCGGATATCCAGGCGCGGCAGCGGGTTTGGTCATCGGGGTCTGCGCTGGGGTGATCCACTGGCGCGGTCATCCGCTGTGGTACTGGGTGATCTTGTGGTGCCAGCGTGGCCACCCGGTCGAATGGAGCGAACCCATTACGGTGGCCAACGACCGCTCTGGTGGCGGTCTTCGCTACCAGGAGGGTGTCGCGGCGGTCGCTGTGCAGTTGCTCGGTAAGGCGCACACCCCGACGTTGTTCACCGGGTCGACATCGACCTACACCGAAAACACTGTCGATATCGCTGATCTGCTGCCGTTGCTGCACCAAAGCCTCGGGTTGACGATCAATTCGCTGAGCGTTGTCAGTGCTGGTGCCCGTCGGCGCAGCACCGGCGATTATCCGCGGGTCTACGACACACTGATCGGCACCCCCCCGTATGCGGGGCAGCGGGAAACCTGGTTGATCGTGCGGGTCGCAGCGCTGCCCAATGCCGAGGCACTGCAGTGGCGTACCTCGATCGGCACCGCAACCCTGGCCGCCGGGCAGCGCATCAGCGCGATGATGCGCCAACGCGGTATCCGCGCCAAGGTCGCGACCGCGACCGATATCGTCGAATTGGAGCGGCGGCTGGGACAGGCCGCGCTGAACCCGCCGAACCGGCGCTGGCACACCGCGCGCGGTGATGTCGGCTGGTTGACGGCCTATTGGTATCGGCCCGCCGAGATCACCGCGGACAACTTGGGACACGCGTGGTCGCTGCGTGCTGACGGCATCATTCAGAACGTCACGTTATTCCCCGACGGCAACGCCATGGCCACGGTCATTGTGCGCAGTGGGCAGCCGCCGACGGCTCCGCCGAGCACAATGCTGCGGACGCTGCCGGGGGAGCAGACCCAGGCGATCGCGGCCAACCTGTGCGGGCCGATACCACCGCTGTCGGGGGTGCGCCGCGGCGCTCTGCGCGGCCCGCTGCCGATACCGATCGGACCGTCAGGGGTGTTGCTGGGCAAGGTCGGCAGGGGGAACCGGATGATGCTGCCCCTCGACGACCCGGGGGACTTCAGCCGGGTCCATATCGCCGCCGAAGATGCGCTAGCAAAACGATTCGTGCTGCGGATGGCCGGGGCCGGGGAACGGGTCACCGTGCACACCCGGGACCTGCGGCGCTGGGCCAGCCTGCGCATGCCGGACATCGCTGTCGACAATCGGGTCAGACCCGTCGCCGGCACCACCGTCAGTGTTGTGGACGGCACGGTGACACCGGCACCACGGCCCAACACGCTGGTCTCTGTCGGGGCACCAGAGGCAGCGTACCGGGGATCTGCTGATGTGCTGATCACCCAGATCGGTCCGGCAACCGTCGAAGTGAAGGCAGCCGGGCAGGTGCATATCGTGGAAGTCGAACTATTCCGCGCCGAGAACCGTTACATATCCTCTGAACCGACAAGCCTACGGACTTCTGAACTTGAACCGGTGGATTAG
- a CDS encoding ESX secretion-associated protein EspG — protein sequence MLTTTVDGLWVLQVLTGTEVVAPELGLRPILPSIETPRMTLAHPVRADLCAAGVIDESGRVDPAVVEWLTVLARRDVALLFSVRRPGRGDSPDNALLARFAQWWVVMERSENLVRIGGAGTSSAESAANTIISTQIERLCGTNSPAPLRPVTLDATALQAAVTSEETLRTFLEDQHLEADQLQILMMAANPRRSAQAAIVAIQSGVNTGRPSRTHVESSVVTIIDTPEGRMVAEHVLSAGKKWVVIAPGTAGNIASAVTHLMRRLPAQEEWYSYRKIV from the coding sequence ATGTTAACCACCACCGTCGACGGGCTATGGGTGCTGCAGGTACTTACCGGAACCGAGGTGGTGGCCCCCGAGTTGGGGCTGCGGCCCATACTGCCCAGTATCGAAACTCCGCGGATGACGCTGGCGCACCCGGTGCGTGCCGATTTGTGTGCCGCGGGCGTGATCGACGAATCGGGGCGCGTGGACCCGGCCGTGGTGGAATGGCTGACCGTTCTTGCCCGCCGCGACGTGGCGCTGCTGTTCTCGGTACGCAGGCCGGGCCGCGGTGATAGCCCAGACAATGCGCTCTTAGCGCGGTTTGCGCAATGGTGGGTGGTCATGGAGCGGTCCGAGAATCTCGTCCGCATCGGTGGCGCCGGGACATCGAGCGCGGAGAGCGCGGCCAACACAATCATCAGCACCCAGATCGAGCGCCTGTGCGGCACCAACTCACCTGCGCCGTTGCGGCCGGTCACGCTTGACGCCACTGCTTTGCAGGCGGCTGTTACCAGTGAAGAGACATTGCGCACGTTCCTGGAGGATCAGCACCTAGAAGCCGATCAGCTGCAGATCCTGATGATGGCGGCCAACCCCCGGCGATCGGCTCAGGCCGCGATCGTCGCAATCCAGTCCGGCGTGAACACCGGGCGGCCCTCCCGGACACACGTGGAATCGAGCGTCGTCACTATCATCGACACCCCCGAAGGGCGAATGGTCGCCGAACATGTGCTGTCGGCCGGCAAGAAGTGGGTCGTGATTGCTCCCGGGACCGCCGGCAACATCGCCTCGGCCGTCACTCACTTGATGCGGCGGCTGCCCGCCCAGGAAGAATGGTATTCGTACCGAAAGATTGTGTGA
- a CDS encoding MinD/ParA family ATP-binding protein has product MTDRDDFLRDRVSPGQPGPPAAQPSPLPPRHPRTAPPPMVPVPPRSPATPRPAPRSRVAPTEPPRPVTAAPPPSARAGVDVGSGGRHIRRPGRGWRHLLRVATFGLVDLGLSAQERQEANDEAAIRAVLRGNYKVGVVGKGGVGKTSVAASIGSIFAELRRQDRVVAIDADTAFGRLASRIDPHASGSYWELTADKNLQSFADVRARVGSNSAGLYVLAGEPAAGPRRVLDPAIYREAALRLDRHFTISVIDCGSSMDAPVTQEVLRDLDALVVVSSPWADGASAAAKTLEWLAEHGRTDLLQRTVVVLNDSDGHADKRTRSLLARQFHDRGQSVIEVPFDPHLRPGGVIDVNAEMAPATRRKFLEITAVIARFFAARPAGVRHPTGW; this is encoded by the coding sequence ATGACCGACCGTGACGACTTCCTGCGCGACCGGGTGTCCCCTGGACAGCCCGGTCCCCCGGCTGCGCAACCGTCGCCTCTCCCGCCCCGGCATCCCCGGACTGCGCCCCCTCCGATGGTCCCGGTGCCCCCGCGTTCGCCGGCAACTCCCCGCCCGGCACCGCGGTCACGCGTCGCCCCCACCGAACCGCCACGACCGGTGACTGCCGCGCCCCCGCCCAGTGCCCGGGCCGGCGTCGACGTTGGGTCAGGCGGCCGTCACATACGCCGGCCCGGCCGTGGCTGGCGGCATCTGCTTCGCGTCGCCACCTTCGGTCTTGTCGACCTGGGCCTGTCTGCCCAGGAACGTCAGGAGGCTAACGATGAAGCCGCGATCCGGGCTGTGCTGCGGGGCAACTATAAGGTCGGCGTCGTCGGCAAAGGCGGCGTCGGCAAAACGTCAGTGGCCGCCAGCATCGGCTCGATCTTTGCTGAACTGCGCCGGCAAGACCGCGTCGTGGCGATCGACGCCGACACCGCGTTCGGCAGGCTGGCCAGCAGGATCGATCCCCACGCGAGCGGCTCGTATTGGGAACTGACCGCCGACAAGAACCTGCAGTCGTTCGCCGATGTGCGTGCCAGGGTCGGCAGCAATTCCGCCGGGCTTTATGTGCTCGCCGGTGAGCCGGCGGCCGGTCCGCGCCGGGTGCTTGATCCCGCGATCTACCGGGAAGCCGCGCTGCGGCTGGATCGCCACTTCACGATCTCAGTCATCGACTGCGGGTCGTCGATGGACGCGCCAGTCACCCAGGAGGTGCTGCGCGATTTAGATGCACTGGTGGTGGTGTCTTCGCCGTGGGCCGACGGAGCCTCAGCCGCCGCGAAAACCTTGGAATGGCTGGCTGAGCATGGCCGCACGGATCTGCTGCAGCGCACGGTGGTGGTGCTCAACGATTCGGATGGCCATGCCGATAAGCGCACCCGCTCCTTGTTGGCGCGCCAGTTCCATGACCGTGGACAGAGTGTGATCGAAGTGCCCTTCGATCCGCATCTGCGGCCTGGTGGCGTCATCGACGTCAATGCCGAGATGGCGCCGGCGACGCGACGGAAGTTTTTGGAAATCACCGCGGTGATCGCGCGGTTTTTCGCCGCGCGACCCGCGGGTGTGCGCCACCCCACGGGCTGGTGA
- the mycP gene encoding type VII secretion-associated serine protease mycosin gives MTRSTAWNQRIAAMFGVCLLVGLPASLPMASAIPPPTIDPARVPADGKPGPDQPMRQSNICARTITVAEPNVAITAPGFTMLNISRAWQYSTGNGVPVAVIDTGVNPSKRLPAVPGGDYIMGGDGLMDCDAHGTIVASVIAAAPQGIPMPAPMPAVPAFPPPAGPPASDSAPPPPGSPPPPPAPPPPPPPVTITEVKPAPPPPPPPADEPANAPGDPAPDQADDPEVPPPPPGAPDGVVGVAPHATIISIRQSSRAYEPVNPTGGDMEARKKAGTIATLASAIVHAANMSAKVINVSVTSCVSAADPLDQSALGAAVWYAATVKDAVIVAAAGNEGEDECAQNPSFDPLDASDPRDWHQVKTVSSPSWFSDYVLSVGAVDNTGAPISKSLAGPWVAAAAPGVGIMGLSPQTGGPANAYPPVRPGEKNMPFWGTSFSAAYVSGVAALVRAKYPELTAHQVINRILQTAHNPPRGVDNQVGYGVVDPVAALTFTVPPGDKVAPGAHSRLITPAAPPPPPDHRARNIALGFAGVVMAGIMIAYLIARARRAR, from the coding sequence ATGACGAGATCAACGGCGTGGAACCAGCGGATCGCAGCGATGTTCGGGGTCTGTCTCCTTGTCGGGTTACCGGCGAGTCTGCCCATGGCGTCGGCTATACCGCCGCCGACCATCGACCCCGCCCGGGTGCCCGCAGATGGCAAACCAGGACCGGATCAGCCGATGCGGCAAAGCAATATCTGCGCCCGAACGATTACCGTCGCCGAACCGAATGTGGCCATCACCGCGCCCGGTTTCACCATGCTCAACATCAGCAGGGCCTGGCAGTACTCGACAGGTAACGGGGTCCCGGTCGCTGTGATCGATACCGGTGTGAACCCCAGCAAACGGCTGCCGGCGGTGCCCGGGGGCGACTACATCATGGGCGGCGACGGGTTGATGGATTGCGACGCACACGGCACCATCGTGGCCTCCGTGATCGCCGCTGCGCCGCAAGGCATCCCGATGCCCGCACCAATGCCAGCGGTTCCCGCATTTCCCCCGCCGGCGGGACCACCGGCGAGCGACTCGGCGCCGCCACCGCCGGGCAGTCCCCCGCCCCCGCCCGCACCACCCCCACCACCTCCGCCGGTAACGATCACCGAAGTCAAACCCGCGCCGCCGCCGCCTCCGCCACCGGCCGACGAACCAGCTAACGCGCCGGGCGATCCGGCTCCCGACCAGGCGGATGATCCCGAGGTACCGCCACCGCCACCCGGAGCCCCGGACGGGGTGGTCGGGGTGGCGCCGCACGCGACCATCATTTCGATTCGCCAATCGTCACGGGCCTACGAACCGGTCAACCCGACCGGTGGTGACATGGAGGCGCGCAAGAAAGCCGGCACCATCGCCACCCTGGCCAGCGCGATCGTGCACGCGGCCAATATGAGCGCGAAGGTAATCAATGTCAGCGTCACCTCATGTGTCTCGGCTGCCGACCCGCTGGATCAAAGTGCGCTTGGCGCCGCTGTCTGGTATGCGGCCACGGTCAAAGACGCGGTCATCGTCGCGGCGGCGGGAAACGAGGGCGAAGACGAGTGCGCGCAGAACCCGTCCTTTGACCCGCTGGACGCATCCGATCCCCGCGACTGGCATCAGGTCAAGACGGTGTCGTCACCGTCGTGGTTCTCCGATTACGTGCTGTCGGTGGGTGCGGTGGACAACACCGGGGCGCCGATCAGTAAGAGCCTGGCTGGACCGTGGGTAGCCGCAGCCGCACCAGGAGTCGGGATCATGGGGCTGTCTCCGCAAACCGGGGGACCGGCGAACGCCTATCCACCGGTGCGGCCGGGCGAAAAGAACATGCCGTTTTGGGGAACCAGCTTCTCGGCGGCCTATGTGAGCGGGGTGGCTGCGCTGGTGCGCGCGAAATATCCCGAACTGACCGCACACCAGGTGATCAACCGGATCTTGCAGACCGCGCACAATCCGCCGCGAGGGGTGGACAATCAAGTCGGCTATGGGGTGGTGGATCCAGTGGCCGCACTGACCTTCACTGTGCCTCCCGGCGACAAAGTGGCGCCTGGCGCGCACAGCCGGCTGATCACGCCCGCCGCCCCGCCACCGCCGCCGGATCACCGGGCCCGCAACATCGCGCTGGGGTTCGCCGGTGTGGTGATGGCCGGGATCATGATCGCGTACCTGATAGCCCGGGCCAGGCGGGCACGATGA